Proteins encoded by one window of Lepeophtheirus salmonis chromosome 10, UVic_Lsal_1.4, whole genome shotgun sequence:
- the LOC121125748 gene encoding uncharacterized protein isoform X2 — MASFKYVCLIALIGSAAAAGGPRARTLAINRDGRSLLNTFPFNDGARGTARAAHADHHEHDHAHAEHPAASDNRLARQGGGDDVPLDIGSIAAAGERCIDKVVMVEETEYDDHIECHHSYSERCHTTYTTDFEPQQEEECEENFKKSCFIEYKKVAVDETVKFCHTPLVCEGEGPEECKTVYESECETRYHEHDVEDDVVNCETIQEEKCEDVTQGYTTEQKCTKWPKQVCTNEKKNVKKYSPQTECKKVPRQLCGPSGCVPQPGPEECFDKKETIVQEVPEENCNLEPQKACKQVTKLVPSLKPVEECVDIPKEVCSRSRKNPRKVQKPVVKKWCYVPSAASGLAA, encoded by the coding sequence TATGTTTGTTTAATCGCTTTAATTGGATCAGCCGCTGCTGCCGGAGGACCAAGAGCAAGAACTCTTGCTATCAACAGGGATGGAAGATCCCTCCTCAACACATTCCCCTTCAATGATGGAGCTCGTGGAACTGCCCGTGCTGCTCATGCTGACCACCATGAACATGATCATGCTCATGCTGAGCACCCAGCTGCCTCTGACAACCGATTGGCCCGTCAAGGAGGTGGTGATGATGTCCCACTTGACATTGGATCCATTGCTGCTGCTGGAGAGCGTTGTATCGATAAGGTCGTCATGGTAGAAGAAACCGAATATGATGATCACATTGAATGTCACCACAGCTACTCTGAGAGATGTCACACTACCTACACCACCGACTTCGAACCTCAACAAGAGGAAGAGTGTGaagaaaacttcaaaaagagTTGTTTCATCGAATACAAGAAGGTTGCTGTTGATGAGACCGTCAAGTTCTGTCACACTCCCTTAGTCTGCGAAGGTGAAGGACCTGAAGAATGTAAGACTGTCTACGAATCCGAGTGTGAAACTCGTTATCATGAACATGATGTTGAGGATGATGTTGTCAACTGTGAGACCATCCAAGAAGAGAAGTGTGAGGATGTCACCCAAGGTTACACCACCGAGCAAAAATGTACCAAATGGCCCAAACAAGTATGTACCAATGAAAAGAAGAACGTCAAGAAATACAGTCCCCAAACTGAATGTAAGAAGGTCCCCAGACAATTGTGCGGTCCCTCCGGCTGTGTTCCTCAACCAGGACCCGAAGAGTGTTTCGATAAGAAAGAAACCATCGTTCAAGAAGTCCCAGAGGAGAACTGTAACTTGGAACCCCAAAAGGCTTGCAAACAAGTCACCAAATTGGTTCCCAGCCTCAAACCAGTTGAGGAGTGCGTTGATATACCCAAAGAAGTATGCTCTCGTTCCAGAAAGAATCCCAGAAAGGTGCAAAAGCCCGTTGTCAAGAAATGGTGCTACGTTCCATCTGCTGCTTCTGGTTTGGCTGCTTAA
- the LOC121125748 gene encoding uncharacterized protein isoform X1, whose amino-acid sequence MASFKYVCLIALIGSAAAAGGPRARTLAINRDGRSLLNTFPFNDGARGTARAAHADHHEHDHAHAEHPAASDNRLARQGGGDDVPLDIGSIAAAGERCIDKVVMVEETEYDDHIECHHSYSERCHTTYTTDFEPQQEEECEENFKKSCFIEYKKVAVDETVKFCHTPLVCEGEGPEECKTVYESECETRYHEHDVEDDVVNCETIQEEKCEDVTQGYTTEQKCTKWPKQVCTNEKKNVKKYSPQTECKKVPRQLCGPSGCVPQPGPEECFDKKETIVQEVPEENCNLEPQKACKQVTKLVPSLKPVEECVDIPKEVCSRSRKNPRKVQKPVVKKWCYVPSAASGLAA is encoded by the exons ATGGCATCATTCAAG TATGTTTGTTTAATCGCTTTAATTGGATCAGCCGCTGCTGCCGGAGGACCAAGAGCAAGAACTCTTGCTATCAACAGGGATGGAAGATCCCTCCTCAACACATTCCCCTTCAATGATGGAGCTCGTGGAACTGCCCGTGCTGCTCATGCTGACCACCATGAACATGATCATGCTCATGCTGAGCACCCAGCTGCCTCTGACAACCGATTGGCCCGTCAAGGAGGTGGTGATGATGTCCCACTTGACATTGGATCCATTGCTGCTGCTGGAGAGCGTTGTATCGATAAGGTCGTCATGGTAGAAGAAACCGAATATGATGATCACATTGAATGTCACCACAGCTACTCTGAGAGATGTCACACTACCTACACCACCGACTTCGAACCTCAACAAGAGGAAGAGTGTGaagaaaacttcaaaaagagTTGTTTCATCGAATACAAGAAGGTTGCTGTTGATGAGACCGTCAAGTTCTGTCACACTCCCTTAGTCTGCGAAGGTGAAGGACCTGAAGAATGTAAGACTGTCTACGAATCCGAGTGTGAAACTCGTTATCATGAACATGATGTTGAGGATGATGTTGTCAACTGTGAGACCATCCAAGAAGAGAAGTGTGAGGATGTCACCCAAGGTTACACCACCGAGCAAAAATGTACCAAATGGCCCAAACAAGTATGTACCAATGAAAAGAAGAACGTCAAGAAATACAGTCCCCAAACTGAATGTAAGAAGGTCCCCAGACAATTGTGCGGTCCCTCCGGCTGTGTTCCTCAACCAGGACCCGAAGAGTGTTTCGATAAGAAAGAAACCATCGTTCAAGAAGTCCCAGAGGAGAACTGTAACTTGGAACCCCAAAAGGCTTGCAAACAAGTCACCAAATTGGTTCCCAGCCTCAAACCAGTTGAGGAGTGCGTTGATATACCCAAAGAAGTATGCTCTCGTTCCAGAAAGAATCCCAGAAAGGTGCAAAAGCCCGTTGTCAAGAAATGGTGCTACGTTCCATCTGCTGCTTCTGGTTTGGCTGCTTAA